The nucleotide window GATGATGGAAATGGGCAGCAGAATGGTCAGACCACCCAGCAGGGATTTACGGATAAAAAACCAGACGCGACGATTGGCGCTCACTCAGGACTCCTGGTACCAGATTCGATTGATAAACAGACAGCGCTCGCCCACCGGGGTTCGCACTTCTACCTCGTCATCCACCTGCTTTTTTAGCAACGCCCGAGCCAGCGGCGCATCAATACTGATATAACCACGCCGGGCATCGGTTTCATCCGGTCCTACAAGACGGTAGGTTTCCAGCTTGCCGTCCTCGTTTTCCAGCTCTACCCAGGCACCAAAGAACACCTTGCTTTGATCCTCCGGCAGCCGGTCCACCACCGTCATGTCATCCAGCCGCTTGCTGAGAAAGCGAACGCGGCGATCAATTTCCCGCAGCTGCTTCTTGCCGTAAATATATTCAGCATTCTCGGAGCGGTCGCCTTGCGCTGCCGCCTCCTGCACCGCTTGCGTCACCTCCGGACGTTTCACTTTCCACAGGTACTGCAGCTCATCATTGAGCACCTTGTAGCCTTCCGCAGTGATGTACTTGGAAGCGGGTTTCCCCTTGGGACGCCAACGGCCCATTGTCTTACCTCGAATGCTATACCTCGAAGATGCGATCCAGCTCGCGCAGCCCCTTGAACTCCAGCACATTGCCGGTGGGGTCCTGTACAAAGAAGGTACCCTGCTCTGCGGGCTGGCCGACAAAACGCTCCCGGGGCTTGAGCAGAAACGGCCAGCCGTGGTCGTAGAGTCGCTCCACCAGTATTTCCCAGGTCGCAAAATCCAGCACCACGCCAAAATGCGGCATCGGCACCGGGTGTCCATCCACATCGCTGTAGCCCTGGACAGGAGTCAGATCTTCACCCTTGTGCAGGGACAACTGATGGCCATGCAGATCGATATCAATCCAGTTGGGCGCATCCCGTCCACGACGGCCAC belongs to Alcanivorax sediminis and includes:
- the greB gene encoding transcription elongation factor GreB — protein: MGRWRPKGKPASKYITAEGYKVLNDELQYLWKVKRPEVTQAVQEAAAQGDRSENAEYIYGKKQLREIDRRVRFLSKRLDDMTVVDRLPEDQSKVFFGAWVELENEDGKLETYRLVGPDETDARRGYISIDAPLARALLKKQVDDEVEVRTPVGERCLFINRIWYQES
- a CDS encoding VOC family protein, with amino-acid sequence MEKQPAFHLAFLVNDLEEAADFYCRVIGGRRGRDAPNWIDIDLHGHQLSLHKGEDLTPVQGYSDVDGHPVPMPHFGVVLDFATWEILVERLYDHGWPFLLKPRERFVGQPAEQGTFFVQDPTGNVLEFKGLRELDRIFEV